The following coding sequences are from one Sporomusaceae bacterium window:
- a CDS encoding metallophosphoesterase, with translation MPSFKPRKPHVVAALLFLCLCLLAGPALAAPEPPPGYYRIVLLADPHLPFRAAHAADPGRQNKIVAAKNKLIEDINAWQDVGEIVVLGDIAASRGTADEYAYAAAYFAKLRAPRVLITGNHDYLYLDEPDRNGRSVRGDAAARADKLRRFKETFGLPELYYTQKVGGYLLIFLSVDALDSPCLAQLSDRQLKWLDGELKKDPAAPTIIFCHAPLAGTLAQYNKSVNTPNFVAQPEQPLAGIIAANPQILLWVSGHTHTPADNPSFAAAVNQFAGRVTNIHNTDLDREGIWTNSLFLYADKVTVRTFNHRKGIWVEELERTVPLPPPYR, from the coding sequence ATGCCGTCGTTCAAGCCCCGCAAACCGCATGTCGTCGCCGCGCTGTTATTCCTCTGCCTGTGCCTCCTCGCCGGCCCTGCGCTTGCCGCCCCGGAGCCGCCGCCCGGCTATTACCGCATTGTGCTGCTGGCCGACCCTCACCTGCCCTTCCGGGCAGCCCATGCGGCCGACCCTGGCAGGCAGAATAAAATCGTCGCCGCCAAAAACAAACTGATCGAAGACATCAACGCCTGGCAAGACGTCGGCGAGATCGTCGTCCTGGGCGATATCGCCGCCAGCCGCGGCACTGCGGACGAATACGCCTACGCCGCCGCCTATTTCGCCAAGCTCCGCGCGCCGCGCGTATTAATCACCGGCAATCACGACTATCTCTACCTCGACGAGCCGGACCGGAACGGCCGCAGCGTCCGCGGGGACGCCGCAGCCCGCGCCGACAAGCTGCGGCGCTTCAAAGAAACGTTCGGCCTGCCGGAATTATATTACACCCAAAAAGTCGGCGGATATCTGCTTATATTCCTGTCCGTGGACGCGCTCGACTCCCCCTGCCTCGCGCAGCTCTCCGACCGCCAGCTCAAGTGGCTGGACGGGGAGCTGAAAAAAGACCCCGCCGCGCCGACGATCATCTTCTGCCACGCCCCTCTGGCGGGGACGCTGGCGCAATATAACAAATCCGTCAACACCCCCAATTTTGTCGCTCAGCCCGAGCAGCCCCTCGCCGGCATAATCGCCGCCAACCCGCAAATCCTCCTGTGGGTCTCCGGGCACACCCACACCCCGGCCGACAACCCCTCGTTCGCCGCCGCGGTCAACCAGTTCGCCGGGCGGGTGACCAACATCCACAACACCGACCTGGACCGCGAGGGCATCTGGACAAACTCGCTCTTCCTCTACGCCGACAAAGTAACCGTCAGAACCTTCAACCACAGGAAAGGGATCTGGGTAGAAGAACTTGAGCGCACCGTCCCCCTCCCGCCGCCGTACAGGTAA
- a CDS encoding M48 family metalloprotease: MYAAAAYAYINGQLQNINDNHQQQQLAIDQRKTGVDSDPDLNERLGRLYSQLRANGQIKSNYALYISPGKELNAFCDIGRVICMYRGNFDLLTDDEVAFTLAHELRHGEAKHNIAGVQKLLGLGVVVNLFLQKNDNLTSEILAGVAANYINNEFFTMGQEWEADEYAFNYAVAAGFNPGAGAANMARIRKEHGEIWVEGLARLINPNNHPKTSDRVAAFSKSMTGYSGGKVAVVEGKTGAAILVKGKLFMVPKANYGQAQDERAYLIAGKMARAFHDKPFTLTGGTVSDEGEVLLGDIAVVTPGEGEDPAEVLTERLHGILAVN, encoded by the coding sequence TTGTATGCCGCTGCGGCTTACGCGTACATTAACGGCCAACTGCAAAACATCAACGACAACCACCAACAACAACAGCTCGCCATCGACCAACGGAAGACGGGCGTAGACTCCGACCCGGACTTGAATGAAAGGCTCGGCCGCCTTTATTCCCAGCTTAGGGCCAACGGGCAGATCAAGAGCAACTATGCCCTTTACATAAGCCCTGGCAAAGAACTTAACGCCTTCTGCGACATCGGCAGGGTAATCTGCATGTACCGGGGGAATTTTGACCTGCTCACGGATGATGAGGTTGCCTTTACTCTTGCCCATGAGCTGCGTCACGGTGAGGCGAAGCATAATATCGCCGGCGTCCAGAAGCTCCTGGGGCTGGGTGTGGTAGTGAATCTGTTCCTCCAGAAAAACGACAACTTGACCTCCGAGATTCTCGCGGGGGTGGCCGCCAACTACATAAACAATGAATTTTTCACGATGGGGCAGGAATGGGAAGCGGACGAGTATGCCTTCAACTACGCTGTGGCGGCCGGGTTCAACCCCGGGGCGGGAGCCGCCAACATGGCCAGAATACGTAAGGAACATGGCGAGATATGGGTGGAAGGCCTCGCCCGGCTCATCAATCCGAACAATCATCCCAAAACATCCGACAGGGTCGCTGCTTTTTCGAAGAGTATGACCGGTTACTCGGGCGGCAAGGTCGCGGTAGTCGAGGGGAAAACCGGCGCCGCCATCCTCGTGAAGGGGAAGTTGTTCATGGTGCCAAAGGCGAATTATGGCCAGGCGCAGGACGAGCGGGCGTACCTGATCGCCGGCAAAATGGCAAGGGCGTTTCATGATAAGCCGTTTACGCTGACTGGCGGTACTGTCAGTGACGAGGGGGAAGTCCTTTTAGGCGATATCGCCGTGGTTACCCCCGGCGAAGGGGAAGATCCTGCCGAGGTTTTGACGGAAAGGCTTCACGGGATACTGGCGGTGAATTAG